One part of the Segnochrobactrum spirostomi genome encodes these proteins:
- a CDS encoding GNAT family N-acetyltransferase gives MSEDEVINPDAVIVVLTADEVRARVHELADVLADCVAGGASVNFLAPFEAEDARPFWWKVADDVERGDRIVLAAVQDDVAVGTVQLVVGLPPNQPHRAEVSKLLVRRTARRRGLGRALMLRAEQEAALHGRTLLTLDTAGAGAEHLYEDLGYTAVGTIPGYALWPDGTPCDTVFYWKRIDRVGHADDPEP, from the coding sequence ATGTCGGAAGACGAAGTCATCAACCCGGATGCCGTCATCGTCGTGTTGACGGCGGACGAGGTCCGCGCCCGGGTTCACGAACTCGCCGATGTGCTCGCCGATTGCGTCGCGGGCGGTGCTTCGGTGAACTTCCTCGCGCCGTTCGAGGCGGAGGACGCCCGGCCGTTCTGGTGGAAGGTCGCCGACGATGTCGAGCGGGGCGACCGCATCGTGCTCGCCGCGGTTCAGGACGACGTGGCGGTCGGCACCGTCCAATTGGTGGTCGGCCTGCCGCCGAACCAGCCGCACCGGGCGGAGGTCTCGAAGCTTCTGGTCCGCCGCACCGCGCGCCGCCGCGGCCTCGGCCGGGCTCTCATGCTCCGCGCCGAGCAGGAGGCGGCCTTGCACGGCCGCACGCTGTTGACCCTCGACACCGCCGGCGCCGGTGCCGAGCACCTCTACGAGGATCTCGGTTACACCGCGGTCGGCACCATCCCGGGCTACGCCCTGTGGCCCGACGGCACGCCCTGCGACACCGTCTTCTATTGGAAGCGCATCGACCGCGTCGGCCACGCCGACGATCCGGAGCCGTGA
- a CDS encoding DUF2794 domain-containing protein, with protein sequence MVAAGADPDPRGDGRSPEGKVGEVRAIAFDRRELDAILRLYGRMVAAGEWRDYAIDFRREEAVFSVYRRTSEMPLYRIVKAPKLARKQGAYSVVAAGGMILKRGPDLGRVLAVLEPKRDLRVVI encoded by the coding sequence TTGGTCGCCGCCGGTGCCGATCCCGATCCCCGCGGCGACGGCCGCTCTCCGGAGGGCAAGGTGGGCGAGGTTCGCGCCATCGCCTTCGACCGCCGCGAACTCGACGCCATCCTGCGCCTCTACGGCCGCATGGTCGCCGCCGGCGAATGGCGCGACTACGCGATCGATTTCCGCCGCGAGGAAGCGGTGTTCTCTGTCTATCGCCGCACCAGCGAGATGCCGCTTTACCGCATCGTCAAGGCGCCGAAGCTCGCCCGCAAGCAGGGCGCCTATTCGGTCGTCGCGGCCGGCGGCATGATCCTGAAGCGCGGCCCAGACCTCGGGCGCGTGCTCGCCGTGCTCGAGCCGAAACGTGACCTCCGCGTCGTCATCTGA
- the mutS gene encoding DNA mismatch repair protein MutS — protein sequence MEQYIEIKSANPDCLLFYRMGDFYEMFFDDAEVASRALGIALTKRGKHLGQDIPMCGVPIHAADDYLQKLIALGHRVAVCEQMEDPAEAKKRGSKSVVRRDVVRLVTPGTLTEETLLDGRRSNFLAALARVGAAENAAFGLAWIDISTGVFRVAETQAATLAGDLARIEPREILVSDQLLADESLRDLLRGLGPSVTPVPRATFDGATAAERIGRYFAVATLDGFGAFSRAELAAASGALAYVERTQVGSRPPLDPPRRESAAETMAIDAATRANLELTRTLAGERRGSLAAAIDRTITAAGARLLVERMASPLTDPDAIGRRLDAVGFFLDEPERRGAVRAVLAAAPDISRSLSRLALDRGGPRDLGHIAAALAASAGVAGSLASADAPAEIAFAAHALAALPADLAETLAAALADELPFHRRDGGFIRPGFLPDLDEARGLRDESRRVVAALQADYAAETGVKSLKIRHNAVLGWFIEVAQAHGEKILAENAATRRFIHRQTLAGAVRFTTTELADLETRIASAADRALGLEIAAFDDLVARVLAAAPRLKAAAEALAIIDVSAALAEIAEREAYVRPKVDRSLAFRVRGGRHPVVEQALRAEGRDPFVANDCDLGPVGSDEAGRLVVLTGPNMGGKSTFLRQNALIAVLAQMGSYVPAAEVEIGVVDRLFSRVGAADDLARGRSTFMVEMVETAAILNQAGPRALVVLDEIGRGTATYDGLSIAWGTIEHLHAVNRCRTLFATHYHELTGLADRLPRVVNATVRVREWKGDVVFLHEIVPGAADRSYGIQVARLAGLPEAVITRAKSVLAKLEAADRQNPRAAVVDDLPLFQAVAPRAAAPAAPDPALTVLDGLDPDAMSPREALDALYRLKAERARAAKG from the coding sequence ATGGAACAATATATCGAGATCAAGTCGGCCAATCCCGACTGTCTCCTGTTCTATCGCATGGGCGATTTCTACGAGATGTTCTTCGACGACGCGGAAGTGGCGAGCCGCGCGCTCGGCATCGCGCTGACGAAGCGGGGTAAGCATCTCGGCCAGGACATCCCGATGTGCGGCGTGCCGATCCACGCCGCCGACGATTATCTCCAGAAGCTCATCGCGCTCGGCCACCGCGTCGCCGTCTGCGAGCAGATGGAGGACCCGGCCGAGGCGAAGAAGCGCGGCTCGAAGTCGGTGGTGCGGCGCGACGTGGTGCGCCTCGTCACCCCCGGCACGCTGACCGAGGAGACCCTTCTCGACGGCCGGCGCTCGAACTTCCTCGCCGCCCTCGCCCGCGTCGGCGCGGCGGAGAACGCCGCGTTCGGCCTCGCCTGGATCGACATCTCGACCGGCGTCTTTCGCGTCGCCGAGACCCAGGCGGCGACGCTCGCCGGCGATCTCGCCCGCATCGAGCCGCGCGAAATCCTCGTCTCCGACCAGCTTCTCGCCGACGAGAGCCTGCGCGATCTCCTGCGCGGCCTCGGCCCCTCGGTGACGCCGGTTCCGCGCGCGACCTTCGACGGCGCGACCGCGGCCGAGCGCATCGGTCGCTATTTCGCGGTCGCGACCCTCGACGGCTTCGGTGCCTTCAGCCGCGCCGAACTCGCCGCCGCCTCCGGCGCGCTCGCTTATGTGGAGCGCACCCAGGTCGGCAGCCGACCGCCGCTCGATCCGCCCCGCCGCGAGAGCGCGGCCGAGACGATGGCGATCGACGCCGCGACCCGGGCGAACCTGGAACTGACCCGCACCCTCGCGGGGGAGCGGCGCGGCTCGCTCGCCGCCGCGATCGACCGCACCATCACCGCCGCCGGCGCGCGCCTCCTCGTCGAGCGCATGGCGAGCCCGCTCACCGATCCGGACGCGATCGGCCGCCGGCTCGACGCGGTCGGCTTCTTCCTCGACGAGCCGGAACGGCGCGGCGCCGTCCGGGCCGTCCTCGCCGCCGCCCCGGACATCAGCCGGTCCCTGTCGCGCCTCGCCCTCGATCGCGGCGGCCCGCGCGATCTCGGCCACATCGCCGCCGCGCTCGCCGCCAGCGCGGGCGTCGCCGGTTCGCTCGCGAGCGCCGACGCGCCGGCCGAAATCGCCTTCGCGGCCCACGCGCTTGCGGCGCTGCCGGCCGATCTCGCCGAAACCCTCGCCGCCGCGCTCGCCGACGAACTGCCGTTCCATCGCCGCGACGGCGGCTTCATCCGTCCGGGCTTCCTGCCCGATCTCGACGAGGCCCGCGGCCTGCGCGACGAGAGCCGGCGCGTGGTCGCCGCGCTGCAGGCCGATTATGCCGCCGAGACGGGGGTCAAATCCCTCAAGATCCGCCACAACGCGGTGCTCGGCTGGTTCATCGAGGTGGCCCAGGCCCACGGCGAGAAGATCCTCGCCGAGAATGCCGCGACGCGCCGCTTCATCCACCGCCAGACGCTTGCCGGTGCGGTGCGCTTCACCACCACCGAGCTCGCCGACCTCGAAACCCGCATCGCCTCCGCCGCCGACCGCGCGCTGGGGCTCGAAATCGCGGCCTTCGACGATCTCGTCGCCCGCGTTCTCGCGGCCGCGCCGCGGCTCAAGGCGGCGGCCGAGGCGCTCGCCATCATCGACGTTTCCGCCGCGCTTGCCGAGATCGCCGAGCGCGAGGCCTATGTGCGGCCGAAGGTCGACCGCTCGCTCGCCTTCCGCGTCCGCGGCGGCCGTCACCCGGTGGTGGAACAGGCGCTGCGCGCCGAGGGGCGCGATCCTTTCGTCGCCAACGATTGCGATCTCGGCCCGGTCGGCAGCGACGAGGCAGGCCGGCTCGTCGTCCTCACCGGCCCGAACATGGGCGGTAAGTCGACCTTCCTGCGCCAGAACGCGCTGATCGCGGTGCTCGCCCAGATGGGGTCCTACGTGCCGGCGGCGGAGGTGGAGATCGGCGTCGTCGACCGCCTCTTCAGCCGCGTCGGCGCCGCCGACGACCTCGCCCGCGGCCGCTCGACCTTTATGGTCGAGATGGTCGAGACCGCCGCGATCCTCAACCAGGCCGGCCCGCGCGCCCTCGTGGTGCTCGACGAGATCGGCCGCGGCACCGCGACCTATGACGGCCTCTCGATCGCCTGGGGTACCATCGAGCATCTCCACGCGGTGAACCGCTGCCGCACCTTGTTCGCGACCCATTATCACGAGCTGACCGGCCTCGCCGACCGGCTGCCCCGGGTCGTCAACGCGACGGTGCGGGTGCGCGAATGGAAGGGCGACGTCGTCTTCCTCCACGAGATCGTGCCCGGCGCGGCCGATCGCTCCTACGGAATCCAGGTCGCCCGTCTCGCGGGCCTGCCGGAGGCCGTCATCACCCGGGCGAAATCGGTGCTGGCGAAGCTCGAGGCGGCCGACCGGCAGAATCCGCGGGCCGCCGTCGTCGACGATCTGCCGCTGTTCCAGGCCGTGGCGCCCCGCGCCGCCGCGCCGGCCGCGCCGGACCCGGCCTTGACGGTGCTCGACGGCCTCGATCCCGACGCCATGAGCCCCCGCGAGGCGCTCGACGCGCTCTACCGCCTCAAAGCCGAACGCGCCCGGGCGGCGAAAGGGTAG
- a CDS encoding GntR family transcriptional regulator, which yields MPDDLTSALARLPGADKARPATAASHVEAVLRKAILSGALAGGTPLRQEALASAFGVSRMPIREALTRLEAQALVSHLPNRGAVVAEISAADAADVTAIRAALEPAALRLSVPRLRQADLDTAAAVIEEIDRETDPGRMGELNRRFHMALYGAAGQPRLLALVERHLVAADAPLRFQLAALGRAAMSNEDHWAIWAAAREGRTDEACAILERHIRHGGEDLAAFLAERVRGANESNAA from the coding sequence ATGCCGGACGATCTCACGAGCGCTCTCGCCCGCCTGCCGGGCGCCGACAAAGCGCGCCCCGCGACGGCGGCGAGCCATGTCGAGGCGGTGCTGCGCAAGGCGATCCTGTCGGGCGCGCTCGCGGGCGGCACGCCGTTGCGCCAGGAGGCGCTGGCGAGCGCCTTCGGGGTGAGCCGGATGCCGATCCGCGAGGCCCTGACCCGGCTCGAGGCCCAGGCCCTCGTCTCCCACCTGCCGAACCGGGGCGCCGTGGTCGCCGAGATTTCCGCCGCCGACGCCGCCGACGTCACGGCGATCCGCGCGGCGCTCGAACCGGCGGCCCTGCGGCTCTCTGTGCCGCGGCTGCGCCAGGCCGATCTCGACACCGCCGCGGCGGTCATCGAGGAGATCGACCGGGAGACGGATCCAGGCCGCATGGGCGAGCTCAACCGCCGCTTCCATATGGCGCTTTACGGCGCGGCCGGGCAGCCGCGGCTGCTCGCCCTCGTCGAACGTCATCTCGTCGCCGCCGACGCCCCGCTGCGCTTCCAACTCGCGGCCCTGGGCCGGGCCGCGATGTCCAACGAGGATCATTGGGCGATATGGGCAGCGGCGCGGGAGGGCCGCACCGACGAGGCGTGCGCGATCCTGGAGCGCCACATCCGCCACGGCGGCGAAGACCTCGCCGCCTTCCTCGCCGAACGGGTACGCGGCGCGAACGAGTCGAATGCGGCCTGA
- the dapB gene encoding 4-hydroxy-tetrahydrodipicolinate reductase, with protein MSDMRLVVMGAAGRMGRSLIRAIEATPGLVLAGAVERPGSDAIGVDAGLLAGTGTLGIAVGDDPLPLFARADGVIDFTNPATTLAAAELAAQARIVHVIGTTGLSAADDEKIAAAARHAVIVKSGNMSLGVNLLAALVRQAAKALDLSYDLEIVEMHHRHKVDAPSGTALMLGRAAAEGRGVALDDVSVRVRDGHTGPREPGSIGFATLRGGSVVGDHVVILAGEGERIELGHRAENRDIFARGALKAALWARGRKPGLHTMADVLGLSEA; from the coding sequence ATGAGTGACATGCGGCTCGTGGTGATGGGTGCGGCCGGCCGGATGGGCCGGTCCCTGATCCGCGCGATCGAGGCGACGCCGGGGCTCGTTCTCGCCGGGGCCGTGGAGCGGCCCGGCTCGGACGCGATCGGCGTCGACGCCGGCCTCCTCGCCGGAACGGGCACGCTCGGCATCGCGGTCGGCGACGATCCGCTGCCCTTGTTCGCGCGCGCCGACGGCGTCATCGATTTCACGAACCCGGCGACGACGCTCGCCGCCGCCGAACTCGCGGCCCAGGCGCGCATCGTCCACGTCATCGGCACGACGGGCTTGTCCGCCGCCGACGACGAGAAGATCGCCGCCGCCGCCCGCCATGCGGTGATCGTGAAGTCCGGCAACATGAGCCTCGGCGTCAACCTGCTCGCCGCCCTGGTGCGGCAGGCGGCCAAGGCGCTCGACCTTTCCTACGATCTCGAGATCGTCGAGATGCACCACCGCCACAAGGTGGACGCCCCCTCCGGCACCGCCCTGATGCTCGGGCGCGCGGCGGCCGAAGGGCGCGGCGTCGCCCTCGACGACGTCTCGGTGCGCGTGCGCGACGGCCATACCGGCCCGCGCGAGCCCGGCAGCATCGGCTTCGCCACCCTGCGCGGCGGCTCCGTGGTCGGCGACCACGTCGTCATCCTCGCCGGCGAGGGCGAGCGCATCGAACTCGGCCACCGGGCGGAAAATCGCGACATCTTCGCCCGCGGTGCGCTCAAGGCGGCGCTGTGGGCGCGCGGCCGCAAGCCGGGGCTCCACACTATGGCCGATGTTCTGGGCCTCTCTGAAGCTTAA
- a CDS encoding 2,3-bisphosphoglycerate-dependent phosphoglycerate mutase: MDRLLVLVRHGQSEWNLKNLFTGWKDPDLTALGVSEAREGGRKLKELGLTFDVAFTSALSRAQKTCHLILEEIGQPDLPVIADQALNERDYGDLTGLNKDDARARFGEEQVHIWRRSFDIPPPGGESLKDTAERVLPYFRAEILPRVLKGERVLVAAHGNSLRALIMALEHLSGEEIIQRELATGSPIVYRLTQDGEIADKQDLAA, encoded by the coding sequence ATGGATCGCCTGCTCGTCCTCGTCCGCCACGGACAGAGCGAATGGAACCTCAAGAACCTCTTCACCGGCTGGAAGGACCCGGATCTCACCGCGCTCGGCGTCTCCGAAGCGCGTGAGGGCGGCCGCAAGCTGAAGGAGCTCGGGCTCACCTTCGACGTCGCCTTCACGTCCGCCCTGTCGCGGGCGCAGAAGACCTGCCACCTCATCCTCGAGGAGATCGGCCAGCCGGATCTGCCGGTGATCGCCGATCAGGCCCTCAACGAGCGCGATTACGGCGACCTGACCGGCCTCAACAAGGACGACGCCCGCGCCCGCTTCGGCGAGGAGCAGGTGCACATCTGGCGCCGCTCGTTCGACATTCCGCCCCCGGGCGGCGAGAGCCTCAAGGACACCGCCGAGCGCGTGCTGCCCTATTTCCGCGCCGAGATCCTGCCCCGCGTCCTCAAGGGCGAGCGGGTTCTGGTCGCCGCCCATGGCAACTCGCTGCGCGCCCTCATCATGGCGCTCGAGCACCTGAGCGGCGAGGAGATCATCCAGCGCGAGCTCGCGACCGGGTCGCCGATCGTCTACCGTCTGACCCAGGACGGCGAGATCGCCGACAAGCAGGACCTGGCGGCCTGA
- a CDS encoding benzoate/H(+) symporter BenE family transporter — translation MSQANPETADPATISPSPARRGIPIQALIGGVLAALVGFGSSFAIVVQGFGAVGATGAQAASGLTIVCLATGLVMLIVALRTRLPIGIAWSTPGSALMIATGAVEGGYPAALGAFVFAGALILVAGFWRPLARVVGAIPPALASAMLAGVLLKLCLAPFAALSVDPGPVVAVIAVFLLVGRFARLYAVPAAVAVALVLLIAVEPLSAAARVASFGPHFEWVMPRFTLGAIVGLGLPLFIVTMASQNIPGFAVLAAFGFRPAAGPLFRATGLASMLIAPFGGHTINLAAITAALIAGPDADPEPARRWIAAVSGGFAYLALAALAPLAVATVTTTPPVLIQAVAGLALLGAFGSSLVAGLKEEADRPAALVAFLLTASGLSIAGIGSAFWGLAAGLAVLTLHGRLRRAR, via the coding sequence ATGTCCCAAGCCAACCCGGAGACCGCCGACCCGGCGACCATCTCCCCGTCGCCCGCCCGCCGCGGCATTCCGATCCAGGCGTTGATCGGCGGCGTGCTCGCCGCCCTGGTCGGCTTCGGCAGTTCCTTTGCGATCGTGGTGCAGGGCTTCGGCGCGGTCGGCGCGACCGGCGCGCAGGCGGCCTCGGGCCTCACCATCGTCTGCCTCGCGACCGGCCTCGTGATGCTGATCGTCGCGCTTCGGACCCGGCTACCGATCGGCATCGCCTGGTCGACGCCGGGTTCCGCCCTGATGATCGCGACCGGCGCGGTCGAGGGCGGCTATCCGGCGGCGCTCGGGGCGTTCGTCTTCGCGGGCGCGCTGATCCTCGTCGCCGGCTTTTGGCGGCCGCTCGCCCGGGTCGTCGGCGCGATCCCGCCGGCGCTCGCCTCGGCGATGCTCGCCGGCGTGCTCCTGAAACTCTGCCTCGCCCCGTTCGCGGCTTTGTCGGTCGATCCCGGCCCGGTCGTCGCGGTCATCGCGGTGTTTCTGCTCGTTGGCCGCTTCGCGCGGCTCTATGCGGTGCCGGCGGCGGTCGCGGTCGCGCTGGTTCTCCTCATCGCCGTCGAACCCTTATCCGCCGCGGCCAGAGTCGCGTCGTTCGGCCCTCATTTCGAATGGGTGATGCCGCGCTTCACCCTCGGTGCGATCGTCGGGCTCGGCCTGCCGCTCTTCATCGTGACGATGGCCTCCCAGAACATTCCGGGCTTCGCGGTGCTCGCCGCCTTCGGCTTCCGGCCGGCGGCGGGCCCGCTGTTCCGGGCGACCGGCCTCGCCTCGATGCTGATCGCGCCGTTCGGCGGACACACGATCAACCTCGCCGCGATCACCGCGGCGCTGATCGCCGGACCCGACGCCGACCCGGAGCCGGCGCGGCGCTGGATCGCGGCAGTGTCGGGCGGGTTCGCCTATCTTGCTCTCGCAGCGCTCGCGCCGCTCGCGGTCGCCACCGTGACGACGACCCCGCCGGTGCTGATCCAGGCGGTGGCCGGCCTCGCCCTCCTCGGGGCGTTCGGATCGTCGCTGGTCGCCGGCCTCAAGGAGGAGGCGGACCGCCCCGCCGCCCTCGTCGCCTTCTTGCTGACGGCCTCGGGCCTTTCGATCGCCGGCATCGGCTCGGCGTTCTGGGGCCTCGCCGCCGGCCTCGCGGTGCTGACGCTCCACGGCCGGCTGCGCCGGGCGCGCTGA
- a CDS encoding transglutaminase domain-containing protein translates to MRPSAASREAPGFVSTDTATVELPQVGIGSRVHIKYEMRVSKPLPMGINLAEYAELFVPMAIDVSIDVPPSVPLKVGQQGGVAITDTTQNGLRHITAHAEVRGVSYDDEEPHMVSPAQLRPTFFASTFPSYEAIGAWYRDRSAGKAAVTPEIAALAHRIVGGATGRDAARLIYDWVAGNVRYLAVYLGATDDWVPHDAATVLKNGYGDCKDHVVLMQALLAAVGVRSAPALVDWDNRFVPLPIATPDNFNHTIIYLPDFDLFANPTSEYTPFGALDADLSGKLVVVAGDPVAVRQTPAAVPSDNRFAYTAEMSLGADGSLVGTSEATMSRNVEIAERSEFGERDSLDVMMRAELGSTREGGFGHLSITDPRDLDRPFTIRTRWQSPRAVPRDATAFTLPVGPSFAPIGNLWGYLTPNGTRRFPLDLGARDLVSDLAIRLPPGKSLTALPPAVSVTNPVGRYEAHYRLDDPTLIVHRELVFARQVVEPAHFADVEALIYAVLDDQRAILTTTSTAGQ, encoded by the coding sequence GTGCGGCCGAGCGCAGCGAGCCGGGAGGCGCCGGGCTTCGTCTCCACCGACACCGCGACCGTGGAACTCCCCCAGGTCGGGATCGGCAGCCGGGTCCATATCAAATACGAAATGCGGGTGTCGAAGCCCCTGCCGATGGGCATCAACCTCGCCGAATATGCCGAGCTCTTCGTGCCGATGGCGATCGACGTCTCGATCGACGTGCCGCCGTCGGTGCCCCTCAAGGTCGGCCAGCAGGGCGGCGTCGCCATCACGGACACGACGCAGAACGGCCTGCGCCACATCACCGCCCATGCCGAGGTGCGCGGCGTCTCCTATGACGACGAGGAGCCCCACATGGTCTCCCCGGCACAGCTTCGCCCGACCTTCTTCGCCTCGACCTTCCCGAGCTACGAGGCGATCGGCGCCTGGTATCGCGACCGCAGCGCCGGCAAGGCCGCCGTGACGCCGGAGATCGCCGCGCTCGCCCACCGCATCGTCGGCGGAGCGACGGGGCGCGACGCCGCCCGGCTCATCTATGATTGGGTCGCCGGCAACGTGCGCTACCTCGCCGTCTATCTCGGCGCGACCGACGATTGGGTGCCTCACGACGCCGCGACGGTGCTCAAGAACGGCTACGGCGATTGCAAGGACCACGTCGTGCTGATGCAGGCGCTGCTCGCCGCGGTGGGCGTCCGCTCGGCGCCGGCCTTGGTCGATTGGGACAACCGCTTCGTGCCGCTGCCGATCGCGACGCCAGACAATTTCAACCACACGATCATCTATCTCCCGGATTTCGACCTGTTCGCCAATCCGACCAGCGAATACACGCCGTTCGGCGCGCTCGACGCCGATCTGAGCGGCAAGCTCGTCGTGGTCGCGGGCGATCCGGTCGCGGTGCGCCAGACGCCGGCCGCCGTGCCCTCCGACAACCGCTTCGCCTACACGGCCGAGATGAGCCTCGGCGCCGACGGATCGCTCGTCGGCACGTCCGAGGCGACGATGTCGCGCAATGTCGAGATCGCCGAGCGCAGCGAATTCGGCGAGCGCGATTCCCTCGACGTCATGATGCGGGCGGAACTCGGCTCGACCCGCGAAGGCGGCTTCGGCCATCTCTCGATCACCGATCCGCGCGACCTCGACCGCCCGTTCACGATTCGCACGCGGTGGCAGAGCCCCCGTGCCGTGCCGCGCGACGCCACGGCCTTCACCCTGCCGGTCGGCCCCTCGTTCGCCCCGATCGGCAATCTCTGGGGCTACCTCACCCCGAACGGCACGCGGCGCTTCCCGCTCGATCTCGGCGCCCGCGATCTCGTCAGCGACCTCGCAATCCGCTTACCGCCCGGCAAGAGCCTCACGGCCCTGCCTCCGGCGGTGTCCGTGACGAACCCGGTCGGCCGCTACGAGGCGCACTACCGGCTCGATGACCCGACCCTGATCGTGCACCGGGAACTCGTGTTCGCCCGCCAGGTCGTCGAGCCGGCGCATTTCGCCGACGTCGAAGCCCTGATCTACGCCGTCCTCGACGACCAGCGCGCCATTCTCACCACGACGTCCACGGCGGGGCAGTAG
- a CDS encoding ribbon-helix-helix domain-containing protein, translated as MANVEKVSVALTPEMATTMREVVESGEYASVSEVMREALRDWKFRRFQREQAVQGLGRLWDDGVASGPATDGESAFARIRRALDAKRLGSPVISLRA; from the coding sequence ATGGCCAATGTCGAGAAAGTCAGCGTGGCGCTTACACCGGAAATGGCGACGACGATGCGTGAGGTCGTCGAATCCGGAGAGTACGCCTCCGTCAGCGAGGTGATGCGCGAGGCCCTGCGGGACTGGAAATTCCGCCGCTTTCAGCGCGAACAGGCCGTGCAGGGGCTCGGGCGGTTGTGGGACGACGGCGTCGCGAGCGGCCCCGCCACCGATGGCGAATCCGCCTTCGCCCGCATCCGGCGCGCCCTCGATGCCAAGCGGCTGGGCTCTCCGGTCATTTCCCTTCGCGCTTGA
- a CDS encoding pseudouridine-5'-phosphate glycosidase, translating to MITSPSGASAAASSALSPLVRISGEVRAALDDGRGLVALESTIITHGMPWPENLDMARAVEDAVRAQSAVPATIAVIDGHLQVGLDDAALESLARGGTSAIKVSRRDLAVAAVRKATGGTTVAATMIAAAAAGIAVFATGGIGGVHRGAETTFDISADLEELGNTPVAVVCAGAKSILDIPKTLEYLETRGVPVLGYRTDVFPAFFSRESGSGVDARFDSAAEIAAVIAAQRAYGLKGGILIGNPAPEEDALPANKIDSTIAAALEDADRAGIAGKDITPFLLGRIKDLSGGASLKANIALVLNNARLAGAIATELAALRRSA from the coding sequence ATGATCACCTCCCCGTCCGGCGCGTCCGCCGCCGCCAGTTCCGCGCTCTCGCCCCTCGTCCGCATCAGCGGGGAGGTGCGGGCGGCGCTCGACGACGGGCGCGGCCTCGTCGCGCTCGAATCGACCATCATCACCCACGGCATGCCCTGGCCCGAAAATCTCGACATGGCCCGCGCCGTGGAAGATGCCGTGCGGGCGCAGAGCGCAGTGCCGGCGACGATCGCCGTGATCGACGGCCACCTCCAGGTCGGCCTCGACGATGCGGCGCTCGAAAGCCTCGCCCGCGGCGGCACGAGCGCGATCAAAGTATCGCGCCGCGATCTCGCGGTCGCCGCCGTGCGCAAGGCGACCGGCGGCACCACCGTCGCCGCCACCATGATCGCGGCGGCCGCGGCCGGCATCGCCGTGTTCGCGACCGGCGGCATCGGCGGCGTCCATCGCGGTGCGGAGACGACCTTCGACATCTCCGCCGACCTCGAGGAGCTCGGCAACACGCCGGTCGCAGTCGTCTGCGCGGGCGCGAAGTCGATCCTCGATATCCCCAAGACCCTCGAATATCTGGAGACCCGGGGCGTGCCGGTCCTCGGCTACCGCACCGACGTGTTCCCCGCCTTCTTCTCCCGCGAGAGCGGCTCGGGCGTCGACGCCCGCTTCGACAGCGCGGCCGAGATCGCGGCGGTCATCGCGGCGCAGCGCGCCTACGGCCTGAAGGGCGGCATCCTGATCGGCAATCCGGCGCCGGAGGAGGATGCTTTGCCGGCAAATAAGATCGATTCCACCATCGCCGCCGCGCTCGAGGACGCCGACCGCGCGGGCATCGCGGGCAAGGACATCACCCCGTTCCTGCTCGGCCGCATCAAGGACCTGAGCGGCGGCGCGAGCCTCAAGGCGAACATCGCGCTCGTCCTCAACAATGCCCGCCTCGCCGGCGCTATCGCGACCGAGCTCGCCGCGCTGCGCCGGTCGGCCTGA